A stretch of the Vicia villosa cultivar HV-30 ecotype Madison, WI unplaced genomic scaffold, Vvil1.0 ctg.000217F_1_1_3, whole genome shotgun sequence genome encodes the following:
- the LOC131625436 gene encoding putative FBD-associated F-box protein At5g56440 yields the protein MEVILKHRDLKEEWVWLLERLDYFPNLRNLTIIEDNGNGDEIVYNWREQTSTPGCLSTQLRTCLIKQFTYTECGLQFAEYILRNSKVLDTMSIKSASFINENVKHQMLMILASEEFKGAVLTKPTDLGAV from the exons ATGGAGGTAATCCTTAAGCATAGAGATCTTAAGGAGGAGTGGGTGTGGTTGCTAGAAAGGCTGGATTATTTTCCCAACCTTCGAAATCTTACCATTATCGAG GACAATGGGAATGGAGACGAAATTGTGTATAATTGGAGGGAACAAACATCTACTCCGGGATGTCTTTCAACACAGCTTAGAACATGTTTGATTAAACAATTTACATACACAGAATGTGGTCTTCAATTTGCTGAATATATTTTGAGGAATTCAAAGGTACTGGACACAATGTCAATCAAGAGTGCTTCATTCATAAATGAAAATGTCAAGCACCAAATGTTAATGATATTAGCTTCGGAGGAATTCAAAG GGGCTGTTTTGACAAAGCCGACTGATCTAGGAGCAGTTTGA